Proteins encoded together in one Jaculus jaculus isolate mJacJac1 chromosome 7, mJacJac1.mat.Y.cur, whole genome shotgun sequence window:
- the LOC101609385 gene encoding DNA-directed RNA polymerases I and III subunit RPAC2 codes for MEEDQELERKISGLKTSMAEGERKTALEMVQAAGTDRHCVTFVLHEEDHTLGNSLRYVIMKNPEVEFCGYTTTHPSESKINLRIQTRGALPAIEPFQKGLNELMAVCQHVLDKFEASIKDYKDRKASRNEHAF; via the exons ATGGAAGAGGACCAGGAACTGGAGAG AAAAATATCAGGATTGAAGACCTCAATGGCAGAAGGCGAGAGGAAGACAGCCCTGGAAATGGTCCAGGCAGCTGGAACAGATAGACATTGTGTGACGTTTGTATTGCACGAGGAGGACCATACCCTAGGAAACTCTCTGCGGTACGTGATCATGAAGAACCCGGAAGTGGAATTTTGTGGTTACACTACGACCCATCCTTCAGAGAGCAAAATTAATTTGCGCATTCAGACGCGGGGTGCGTTGCCAGCTATTGAGCCATTTCAGAAAGGCCTGAACGAGCTCATGGCTGTCTGCCAGCATGTCCTggataagtttgaggccagcataaaGGACTATAAAGATCGAAAGGCCAGCAGAAATGAACACGCATTCTAG